The Silene latifolia isolate original U9 population chromosome Y, ASM4854445v1, whole genome shotgun sequence sequence ATCATTCCATGCTCCAAAACTATTGCAAACTCCATTAGAAGAGTAATGTCCTAAGACTGTCGATCTAGGAGTATCAAGGCAACTAGATAATCCAAAAACCTTCCGTGTGTTGACTTTATTTCGATTGATCGGCGTTCTCGGATGTCGTGGTGTTAAGGGCGCACTGAGAGACATAGGGTTTCAGCTGCAACAAAGGGAACTGTGATGATCAATCTCCACTTTACATACGAAAAGCTATGAGTTTACAAGCacgataaaataataattatttgaGAATGGAACAATATATACACATGAAGGACAACATAATACTGAATATCAATTAGGCAAAAGTAAACAAAACAATGTTGACGGGGTCATTCGCTGTTTATAAGCTACATAGGTCATTCGCTGTTTATAAGCTACATAATTAAGACATATTCCACAAAACCCAACAAAGACTATAATCACCTAATACATAGAAAGCATATATCAATTTGCAACAAAATGACACGTGTATAGGTTAAACGGAGTGATTGTTGCTGCTTAATAGGACGTTCATCATAACAATCTTAATCTATAAGTTCGGTTTGAGTTTTGAGTTAACATCCTAGTTTATTTTTCGAGTGAAGATGCACCATTTCACCTCAAGATATTACTTATAGATGGCAGTCTCCAACATAACAGCAATCTAACAAAAATTAAATATGTCTTTACTGATAAAACTACATATCAGCAATCATCCAATTAAATATTTTAAATAGACCAGAATAGTAGTTTTCCCTCAACAGCAAATAGAGGGTCCTCTTTTGGTTTATTCGTAATAGTAAGATTGCCAGAAAGATATAATTTGATCCTCAACGAGTGTTTGATGTACGAATTGACTTAATCACATCTTAACTCTTAAGCCATACCGCCATCATTCACCGAACACTGTCTGTTAGTAATGTTTACTGCGTTGGCTACTTTGATTATGAATCTATCCTTCTATCAAACAAACCTCAGTCGTAAAAACAGCCAAATCCCTAAAGTAAAACAACTTGATTAGTCCTGTTATCCTAGGCCAATATATGGAAATTCATTTGTAATGATGACAGAAAACACAAGACTAGTTGGGATGTGATTGGAGTACCTTAAAATACATAACATCAGGTACAACATAGACAGGGAGCTTTTCTTGCACAACCACATAGCCACCTGCACCAAAAACTTCTATGTTACTTgctacaaagaaaaaaaaaaataatgaatgctCGGATTAATGAAATCCTTCAACATATGTCATAACACTCTTCCTACCATCATCGATAGTGAGGGTTCTGTTAAAAAGCTTTGACTATCAATTAGAAAATAGGGTAACGATTGTTTTAACTTAGAAAATATTTTGAAATAATGAATCCAAATATTCGCGCACTCCCTCCGTCATAAAACTCATCATTATTCCAAGTAGATTTCTCCTAATAATGATCGTTGATGGATCATATTATAAAgtatggattttttttttaaattagtcGTTCTTTAGCCGTGTTTGTATAAACAATAACAACAGTTCCCAAACTGCGGGATAAGCAAGTCATATGTAAGCAGTCTTAATGTTCCTGATAACCCAAAATGAAAATTGTGTCGAGTGACTACTAATTCCGCAATTTGAAACCCGGAGACAAGTGATTAATCGTCATAGAATGGGAATCATACAATATAATCAAGGAATGACAAATGAAAGAATGATAAGAATAAAAAGGAAGAGAGACCTTTGCGGGTATGGAAACCAGTGGGTTTACAATTCTTCCCTTTATAGTAATTCCTGGGCGCCCGCTTCGACGAAAGGATATCAAGTGAGGATGTACGCTTCCGGCGCATAGCCCTTCCCAACCCCAGAATCAATCCCAGGGGCATCGTATCTTTTCTGTTTATTcacaaacattaaaacaaattcCCATACACCAGTCACATACTACAGGAAAACTGAA is a genomic window containing:
- the LOC141627297 gene encoding uncharacterized protein LOC141627297 is translated as MPLGLILGLGRAMRRKRTSSLDILSSKRAPRNYYKGKNCKPTGFHTRKGGYVVVQEKLPVYVVPDVMYFKLKPYVSQCALNTTTSENADQSK